In Tenebrio molitor chromosome 6, icTenMoli1.1, whole genome shotgun sequence, one genomic interval encodes:
- the LOC138134033 gene encoding zinc finger protein ZFP2-like, with translation MSVKSQETLPLDSVVIKKECEDILNTESQFLLSFKQEKSDFCEDKPAVKGENEDLLNDEQRKHRCKVCKRAFRSEDDLHDHLNTKLAERSYACCACGKTFRDNTQLNVHTRKHTGEKPYECKQCGKKFSINGNLSKHMRTHTGERRFECDTCERKFTQFAHLEDHIKTHSGDRPFGCEICKSSFKTKARLRKHKKSHEETTMTKRSVQCPICSKMMKTMRQLTNHMDCHASEKDLFRCDVCGKGYHNLFYLQNHQKSHSGIRPFKCSLCEKTFITSAQLKRHQNSHTGYKPYTCDLCPKSFPNVQNLRRHKLTHTGEKNHSCTICGRSFMIVENLTRHMRTHTGEKPYPCDICGRRFAHSTTVKEHRRTHTGDKPFGCGICDKRFTINKLLYKHIRTKHPEDFNAFKEMNIRKKYDFKFQNGEVKSNFFQINGNVKAEPSLALIKIEKFETEENA, from the exons ATGTCAGTGAAATCACAAGAAACGCTGCCCCTGGATTCCGTAGTGATCAAAAAAGAATGCGAAGACATTCTCAATACGGAATCTCAATTTCTCTTGAGCTTCAAGCAGGAGAAATCCGATTTTTGCGAGGACAAACCCGCGGTGAAGGGCGAAAACGAGGACTTGCTGAACGATGAGCAACGCAAACATCGGTGTAAAGTGTGCAAGAGGGCCTTCAGGAGTGAGGACGATCTGCACGACCATCTCAACACCAAACTCGCCGAGCGATCGTACGCTTGTTGCGCTTGTGGTAAGACATTCAGAGACAACACTCAGTTGAACGTACACACGCGTAAACACACCGGGGAAAAACCGTACGAGTGTAAACAATgtggcaaaaaattttcgattaaCGGTAATTTAAGTAAACACATGAGGACCCACACGGGCGAGCGGCGATTCGAGTGCGACACTTGCGAGCGGAAATTCACGCAATTTGCACATTTAGAAGACCACATAAAGACACATTCAGGTGATAGACCGTTTGGGTGCGAGATCTGCAAGAGCTCGTTCAAAACCAAGGCCAGGTTGAGGAAGCACAAGAAGTCCCACGAAGAGACGACGATGACGAAGAGGTCGGTCCAGTGCCCCATCTGTTCGAAAATGATGAAGACGATGAGACAGTTGACGAATCACATGGACTGTCACGCGTCCGAGAAGGATTTATTTCGGTGTGACGTCTGCGGAAAAGGCTATCACAATTTGTTTTACTTGCAGAACCACCAAAAGTCGCACAGCGGGATCAGGCCCTTCAAATGCAGTCTGTGCGAGAAGACGTTCATCACGTCGGCACAACTTAAAAGGCACCAAAATTCCCACACAG GTTACAAGCCCTACACGTGCGACTTGTGCCCCAAGTCGTTTCCCAACGTTCAGAATCTGAGGCGGCACAAGTTGACCCACACGGGCGAGAAAAACCACTCGTGCACCATTTGTGGGCGGAGCTTCATGATAGTCGAGAACTTGACGCGTCACATGCGGACTCACACAGGGGAGAAACCGTATCCCTGCGATATTTGCGGGCGACGGTTCGCCCACAGTACCACGGTAAAAGAGCACAGGAGGACCCACACTGGCGACAAACCCTTCGGATGCGGCATTTGTGATAAGAGATTCACCATTAACAAGTTATTGTACAAACACATCAGGACGAAACATCCAGAAGACTTCAACGCTTTCAAAGAAATGAACATAAGGAAGAAATacgattttaaatttcaaaacggAGAAGTTaaatccaatttttttcagataAACGGCAACGTAAAAGCCGAACCGAGTCTTGCCCTaatcaaaattgaaaagtttgaaaCCGAAGAAAACGCGTAA